A section of the Saccopteryx leptura isolate mSacLep1 chromosome 4, mSacLep1_pri_phased_curated, whole genome shotgun sequence genome encodes:
- the PIGQ gene encoding phosphatidylinositol N-acetylglucosaminyltransferase subunit Q → MVLKAFFPTCCASADSGLLVGRWVPEQSSAVVLAVVHFPFIPIHVKELLAQVRQAGRVGVAVLGTWCHRQQEPEESLGHFLEGLRTIFSHKPWFQLCRERGSNLWSCKATRWQKPASASAPSEDQVMLIFYDQRKVLLSQLHPPAALPDCQAGGATASTRGLAAIFDTVARSEALFRSDRFNEGLVQLSHWQSEGVEASILVELAKWASGPVCLLLASLLSLISAASSCRVFKLWPLPFIWSKLSTWEQLTHRLEQLTFIFSTQKAENPSQLMRKANTLVSVLLDVTLGLALLSWLHRKDCIGQLADTLVPVADQVAEELQHLLQWLMGAPAGLKMNRALDQVLGRFFLYHIHLWISYIHLMSPFVERILWHVGLSACLGLTVALSILSDIIALLTFHIYCFYVYGARLYCLKICGLSSLWRLFRGKKWNVLRQRVDSCSYDLDQLFIGTLLFTILVFLLPTTALYYLVFTLLRLLVVTVQGVIHLLMDLINSLPLYALGLRLCRPYRLAAGAKFRILEHKAGEPLRLLMQINPLPYNRVVHTYRLPSCGCHPKHSWGSLCRKLFFGELIYPWRQRGDKQD, encoded by the exons ATGGTGCTTAAGGCTTTCTTCCCCACGTGCTGTGCCTCAGCGGACAGCGGCCTCCTAGTCGGACGGTGGGTCCCTGAGCAGAGCAGCGCTGTGGTCCTGGCTGTGGTGCACTTTCCCTTCATCCCCATCCACGTCAAGGAGCTCTTGGCCCAGGTGCGGCAGGCTGGCCGAGTAGGCGTGGCCGTGCTGGGTACTTGGTGCCACCGTCAGCAGGAGCCCGAGGAGAGCCTGGGTCACTTCCTGGAGGGCCTGCGTACCATCTTCTCCCACAAGCCCTGGTTCCAGCTGTGCCGGGAGAGGGGCAGCAATTTATGGAGCTGCAAGGCCACCCGCTGGCAGAAGCCTGCCTCCGCTAGTGCCCCCAGCGAGGACCAGGTTATGCTCATCTTCTATGACCAGCGCAAGGTGCTGCTGTCCCAGCTgcacccacctgcagcactgcctgACTGCCAGGCTGGGGGGGCCACAGCCAGCACCAGGGGCCTGGCTGCCATCTTCGACACGGTGGCGCGAAGTGAGGCACTCTTCCGAAGTGACCGGTTCAATGAGGGCCTCGTgcagctgagccactggcagtCAGAGGGTGTGGAGGCCAGCATCCTCGTAGAGCTGGCCAAGTGGGCCTCAGGGCCTGTCTGCCTGCTGCTGGCCAGCCTGCTGTCACTCATCTCAGCTGCCAGCTCCTGCCG GGTGTTCAAGCTGTGGCCACTGCCCTTCATATGGAGCAAGCTCTCCACGTGGGAGCAGCTCACGCATCGGCTGGAGCAGCTCACGTTCATCTTTAGCACCCAGAAGGCCGAGAACCCCTCCCAGCTGATGAG GAAGGCCAACACGCTTGTCTCCGTGCTCCTCGATGTGACCCTAGGCCTCGCACTGTTGTCCTGGCTCCATAGGAAAGACTGCATCGGGCAGCTGGCTGATACTCTTGTCCCCGTGGCTGAT CAAGTAGCTGAGGAGCTCCAGCATCTGCTGCAATGGCTGATGGGAGCCCCCGCTGGGCTCAAGATGAACCGGGCGCTGGACCAGGTGCTGGGCCGCTTCTTCCTGTACCACATCCACTTGTGGATCA GCTACATCCACCTCATGTCCCCCTTCGTCGAGCGGATCCTGTGGCACGTGGGCCTCTCGGCCTGCCTGGGCCTGACCGTTGCCCTGTCCATCCTGTCGGACATCATTGCCCTTCTCACCTTCCACATCTACTGCTTCTATgtctatggtgccag GCTGTACTGCCTGAAGATCTGCGGCCTGTCCTCACTCTGGCGCCTGTTCCGGGGAAAGAAGTGGAATGTTCTGCGCCAGAGGGTGGACTCCTGTTCCTACGATCTAGACCAG CTGTTCATCGGGACCCTGCTCTTCACCATCCTGGTCTTCCTGCTGCCCACCACGGCCCTGTACTACCTGGTGTTCACCCTG CTCCGGCTCCTGGTGGTCACCGTGCAGGGTGTGATCCATCTGCTCATGGACCTTATCAACTCCCTGCCGCTGTATGCACTCGGCCTCCGGCTCTGCCGGCCCTACAGGCTCGCAG CTGGCGCGAAGTTCCGAATCCTGGAGCATAAGGCTGGTGAGCCCCTCCGACTCCTGATGCAG